From Triticum urartu cultivar G1812 chromosome 2, Tu2.1, whole genome shotgun sequence, a single genomic window includes:
- the LOC125537673 gene encoding mechanosensitive ion channel protein 5-like: protein MDHQQKAGVQSAGSNKSSQSGSFDFEQDQNRDTDRREVVVKIDADPSTSHAAEGTGGSGSGSGETFSFQNRQPQSSASPALGVRAECSQDPADRLIGNFLRKQAAAGGELLLDPDLEIEESQENHETWRPPRPPTSVTNSRELRVSFQDAQKRLGQSSSSASSSDATADNNRNQDANARVDTAEVVRCTSTSAGNDLLSRSRTRSRLMDPPPPSNVLPGADGERNDRKSFVMKGRPKSGHYRSGLIGKSGLIGKSGGALDDEEDDPFIDEGVTAADFKRERTDCLIILEWTGLVIIVATLVCSFKIRSLQGKEFSGLPLWKWEVLVFVLICGRLVSGWVLRITVFFVERNFMLRKKVLYFVYGVRRAVRTVLWLGAALISWHLLFDNGDRLETQTVVLHYVTKVLLCLLVATVIRLVKTLLVKVLASSFHVSTYFDRIQDALFNQYVIETLSGPPLVDDVQRLQSAGATTPRESAAAVPKSGRLSKQLQKQKSDDGISIDQLQKMNQKNVSAWSMKRLMRIIRYGALTTMDEQIKHASDLGDEMATQIHSEYEAKVAAKKIFHNVAKPGSKHIYLSDLMRFMREEEAVKAMDLFEGAKENNRVSKRALKNWVVNAFRERKALALTLNDTKTAVNKLHQMANVLVALVVLALWLLILGIATTRLFVLLSSQLVLAVFMFGNTLKTVFEAIVFLFIVHPFDVGDRCEVDGMQVVVEEMNILTTIFLRHDNLKIYYPNSQLAVLPIMNYYRSPDMGDAVDFSVNVATPAEKLALMKERLMHYLDNKKEHWYPGSMIVLRDIDDTNRLKITIWCRHTINFQDIGMRFERRELILQEMMKILRELDIEYRMLQLDINVRNAPPIHSNRMPTTWNTNF from the exons ATGGATCATCAGCAGAAGGCCGGCGTCCAGTCGGCCGGGTCAAACAAGTCGTCACAGTCGGGCTCGTTCGACTTCGAGCAGGACCAGAACCGCGACACCGACCGCCGGGAGGTCGTCGTCAAGATCGACGCCGACCCCTCGACCTCGCACGCGGCGGAGGGCACGGGCGGGTCGGGGTCTGGATCGGGCGAGACGTTCAGCTTCCAGAACCGCCAGCCGCAGTCTTCCGCGTCGCCGGCGCTGGGCGTCAGAGCGGAATGCAGCCAAGACCCCGCGGACCGCCTCATCGGCAACTTCCTACGGAAgcaggcggcggccggcggcgagctGCTGCTCGATCCCGACCTGGAAATAGAGGAGAGTCAGGAGAATCACGAGACGTGGAGGCCGCCGCGCCCGCCCACGTCCGTCACCAATTCCCGGGAGCTCCGCGTCTCGTTCCAAGATGCCCAGAAGCGTCTCGGCCAATCGTCGTCGtcagcctcctcctcggacgCCACCGCCGACAACAATCGAAACCAGGATGCGAACGCAAGGGTCGACACCGCCGAGGTGGTACGTTGCACGTCGACATCGGCCGGGAACGACCTGTTGTCGCGCAGCAGGACGCGCTCCCGGCTGATGGACCCCCCGCCGCCGTCCAATGTCCTCCCCGGTGCCGACGGGGAGCGCAACGACCGCAAGTCGTTCGTCATGAAGGGGCGGCCCAAATCCGGGCATTACCGGTCGGGTCTCATCGGAAAGTCGGGTCTGATCGGCAAGTCAGGCGGCGCGCTCGACGACGAGGAAGACGACCCGTTCATCGACGAGGGCGTGACCGCCGCCGACTTCAAGCGCGAGAGGACGGACTGCCTCATCATCCTGGAATGGACCGGCCTGGTGATCATCGTGGCCACGCTGGTGTGCAGTTTCAAGATACGAAGCCTGCAAGGGAAGGAGTTCTCGGGGCTCCCACTCTGGAAGTGGGAGGTCCTGGTGTTCGTGCTCATCTGCGGCCGCCTCGTCTCCGGCTGGGTTCTCCGCATCACCGTCTTCTTCGTGGAGCGCAACTTCATGCTCCGCAAGAAGGTGCTCTACTTCGTGTACGGCGTGCGCCGCGCCGTGCGCACCGTGCTCTGGCTCGGCGCCGCGCTCATCTCCTGGCACCTGCTCTTCGACAACGGTGACCGGCTGGAGACGCAGACGGTGGTGTTGCACTACGTGACCAAGGTGCTGCTGTGCCTCCTGGTGGCCACCGTGATCCGgctcgtcaagacgctgctggtCAAGGTGCTGGCCTCCTCCTTCCACGTCTCCACCTACTTCGACAGGATCCAGGACGCGCTCTTCAACCAGTACGTCATCGAGACGCTGTCCGGCCCGCCGCTGGTGGACGACGTGCAGCGGCTGCAGAGCGCGGGGGCGACCACGCCGAGGGAGTCCGCCGCTGCGGTGCCCAAGAGCGGGCGCCTAAGCAAGCAGCTGCAGAAGCAGAAGTCGGACGACGGGATCTCGATCGACCAGCTCCAAAAGATGAACCAGAAGAACGTCTCGGCGTGGAGCATGAAGAGGCTGATGAGGATCATTCGGTACGGAGCGCTGACGACCATGGACGAGCAGATCAAGCATGCGTCCGACCTGGGGGACGAGATGGCGACGCAGATACACAGCGAGTACGAGGCTAAGGTTGCTGCCAAGAAGATCTTCCACAACGTCGCCAAACCTGGATCCAA GCACATATACTTGTCGGATCTGATGCGGTTCATGAGGGAGGAGGAGGCTGTGAAAGCCATGGATCTCTTCGAAGGAGCCAAGGAGAACAACAGGGTCAGCAAGAGAGCGCTCAAGAACTGGGTG GTGAACGCGTTCAGGGAGCGCAAGGCCCTGGCCCTGACGCTCAACGACACCAAGACGGCGGTGAACAAGCTCCACCAGATGGCCAACGTGCTGGTGGCGCTCGTCGTGCTCGCGCTGTGGCTCCTCATCCTGGGGATCGCCACCACGCGCCTCTTCGTCCTCCTCAGCTCGCAGCTCGTCCTCGCGGTCTTCATGTTCGGCAACACCCTCAAGACCGTCTTCGAGGCCATCGTCTTCCTGTTCATCGTGCACCCTTTCGACGTCGGCGATCGCTGCGAGGTCGACGGCATGCAG GTGGTCGTCGAGGAGATGAACATCCTGACGACGATCTTCCTCCGACACGACAACCTCAAGATCTACTATCCCAACAGCCAGCTCGCCGTCTTGCCCATCATGAACTACTACCGGAGTCCTGACATGGGAGACGCGGTTGACTTCTCTGTTAACGTCGCTACGCCGGCGGAGAAGCTGGCCCTCATGAAGGAAAGGCTGATGCA TTATCTCGACAACAAGAAAGAACATTGGTACCCTGGCTCCATGATCGTGCTCCGCGACATCGATGATACAAACCGACTCAAGATAACCATATGGTGCCGCCACACCATCAACTTCCAGGACATAGGGATGAGATTCGAGAGGAGGGAGCTGATTCTCCAGGAGATGATGAAGATTCTAAGAGAACTAGACATCGAATACCGGATGTTGCAACTCGACATCAATGTTCGGAACGCGCCCCCTATCCATTCTAATAGGATGCCAACAACATGGAACACAAATTTTTGA